From a region of the Corallococcus coralloides DSM 2259 genome:
- a CDS encoding CPXCG motif-containing cysteine-rich protein — translation MQPFADAATQMCPYCGEEVEVDVDSLGASSESYVEDCPVCCRPWQVRVTRDEDGAAVTLGRDDD, via the coding sequence ATGCAACCGTTCGCGGATGCCGCCACCCAGATGTGCCCGTACTGCGGTGAGGAGGTCGAAGTCGACGTGGACTCGCTGGGCGCCTCCTCCGAGTCCTACGTGGAGGACTGCCCCGTCTGCTGCCGCCCCTGGCAGGTGCGCGTCACCCGGGACGAGGACGGCGCCGCCGTGACGCTCGGCCGCGACGACGACTGA
- a CDS encoding response regulator, with protein sequence MASGTMQSEGSTAMTDQLYTTHDISRLLQVDPSTVSKWIDRGILMAFRTPGGHRRVRSTDLRTFLVTHQMPVPEELGSSTVRLLVVDDERPVLDAIKRAFKPHANQVELQTTTSGVEALLLVSEQKPHGMIIDLNMPDIDGIEVCKRIRARKQMEGVRLITMTSNHTPDVVEQSKQAGAVACLAKPLDVTQVMELFRVPLALNTSAARK encoded by the coding sequence ATGGCTAGTGGAACGATGCAGTCCGAGGGGAGTACGGCGATGACGGACCAGCTCTACACGACGCACGACATCAGTCGGTTGCTTCAGGTGGACCCGTCGACGGTGAGCAAGTGGATTGACCGCGGCATCCTGATGGCCTTCCGGACTCCGGGCGGTCACCGCCGGGTGCGTTCGACGGACCTGCGCACCTTCCTGGTCACCCACCAGATGCCCGTGCCCGAGGAACTGGGCAGCAGCACGGTGCGCCTGCTGGTCGTGGACGACGAGCGCCCGGTGCTGGACGCCATCAAGCGCGCGTTCAAGCCGCACGCGAACCAGGTGGAGCTCCAGACCACCACGAGCGGCGTGGAGGCGCTGCTGCTGGTGTCGGAGCAGAAGCCGCACGGAATGATCATCGACCTCAACATGCCGGACATCGACGGCATCGAGGTCTGCAAGCGCATCCGCGCGCGCAAGCAGATGGAGGGCGTGCGCCTCATCACCATGACGAGCAATCACACGCCCGACGTCGTGGAGCAGTCCAAGCAGGCCGGCGCGGTGGCGTGCCTGGCCAAGCCGCTGGACGTCACGCAGGTGATGGAGCTGTTCCGGGTGCCGCTGGCGCTCAACACCAGCGCTGCTCGCAAGTGA
- a CDS encoding Hsp20/alpha crystallin family protein, translated as MLNSRYPFNNAAVTHPLLRDFDFLFRELASPGVRNDAERTVTPAADILEAESGITLRVDLPGHDAKAIQVKVEDGVLTVRSERKAETVPEGSTLRRQERASGVYARQFRLPETVDATRVEARYDNGVLTLTLPRREETKPRVVEVKVQG; from the coding sequence ATGCTGAACAGCCGCTATCCCTTCAACAACGCCGCCGTCACCCACCCGCTGCTGCGCGACTTCGACTTCCTCTTCCGCGAGCTGGCCTCGCCGGGCGTCCGCAACGACGCCGAGCGCACCGTCACGCCCGCGGCGGACATCCTGGAGGCCGAGTCCGGCATCACGCTGCGCGTGGACCTGCCGGGCCATGACGCGAAGGCCATCCAGGTGAAGGTGGAGGACGGGGTGCTGACCGTGCGCTCCGAGCGCAAGGCCGAGACCGTGCCGGAGGGCAGCACCCTGCGGCGCCAGGAGCGCGCCTCGGGTGTGTACGCGCGCCAGTTCCGCCTGCCGGAGACGGTGGACGCGACCCGCGTGGAGGCCCGCTACGACAATGGCGTGCTCACCCTCACCCTGCCGCGCCGCGAGGAGACCAAGCCCCGCGTCGTCGAGGTGAAGGTCCAGGGTTGA